The DNA segment CATAACAATGAGCGAGCAGGACATTCTAAAGACAGTTAATCAAAACTAGGAGGAATTCAATATGAAAATCGTTGGAGTAGCAGCATGCACAGTAGGGATTGCACACACATATATCGCACAGGAGAAATTAGAGAACGCAGGTAAGAAGGCGGGACACGAGATTCACATTGAAACGCAGGGCACCATTGGAACTGAAAATGAATTATCGCAGGAACAAATCGATGCAGCAGATATCGTAATTATTGCAGCAGACGTGAAGATTGCAGGCAAAGAACGCTTTGAAGGAAAACGCATGATTGAAGTGACAACTGAAATTGCGGTGAAGTCACCAAACAAACT comes from the Alkalihalobacillus sp. FSL W8-0930 genome and includes:
- a CDS encoding fructose PTS transporter subunit IIB; translation: MKIVGVAACTVGIAHTYIAQEKLENAGKKAGHEIHIETQGTIGTENELSQEQIDAADIVIIAADVKIAGKERFEGKRMIEVTTEIAVKSPNKLIAKAAEVIGQK